One genomic segment of Mesoaciditoga lauensis cd-1655R = DSM 25116 includes these proteins:
- the obgE gene encoding GTPase ObgE, which produces MFVDKAKIFVASGKGGNGVVSFRREKFVPKGGPDGGDGGKGGSVVIEATSSMNTLIDFRYHKHFKAEPGENGKSSNMTGKSGKDLIIYVPVGTLVKVDGKHVADLNEVGKRVVVAKGGKGGKGNSHFATATRQAPTIAENGEAGEEHWVELELKLLADVGLVGLPNAGKSSLISSMTNAHPKVANYPFTTLVPVLGKVDMGFGKSYVLVDIPGIIEGAHEGSGLGDEFLKHAERTRIIAHIIDASRENPWEDYQTVREEMKLYNTSFEKRPEIVVLNKIDLISPEKLKEISSKFKGKKVQAVSALTRVGLEELKMALYKELQNAPKTEFKVEEEPKVEPKKEVLPLFVEKEDGIFIVKGSEVEKLLGKYQIGYRDAFNLFMKKLDNLGLERMLKKAGVKEGDTVVIGDMEFEYKE; this is translated from the coding sequence GTGTTTGTAGACAAAGCGAAAATATTCGTAGCATCGGGCAAAGGTGGCAATGGAGTCGTAAGTTTTAGAAGAGAAAAATTTGTGCCAAAAGGTGGCCCTGACGGCGGAGATGGAGGAAAGGGCGGTTCCGTGGTGATAGAGGCCACTTCTTCTATGAATACCTTAATAGACTTCCGATATCATAAGCATTTTAAGGCAGAGCCTGGAGAAAATGGAAAAAGTTCCAACATGACTGGCAAGTCTGGAAAAGATTTGATAATATACGTGCCGGTAGGAACTTTGGTTAAGGTGGATGGGAAACACGTAGCCGACTTAAACGAAGTTGGCAAGCGTGTTGTGGTTGCCAAAGGTGGAAAAGGTGGAAAAGGAAACAGCCATTTTGCCACCGCTACAAGACAAGCACCAACCATTGCAGAAAACGGTGAAGCTGGCGAAGAACATTGGGTGGAATTGGAACTTAAATTGTTGGCAGATGTTGGGCTTGTGGGCCTTCCAAACGCCGGAAAATCTTCTTTGATCTCTTCAATGACGAATGCTCATCCTAAAGTCGCCAATTATCCTTTCACCACACTTGTACCAGTACTGGGAAAGGTTGATATGGGATTTGGCAAATCATACGTGTTGGTGGATATCCCTGGAATTATAGAAGGAGCTCATGAAGGTAGTGGCCTGGGCGATGAATTTTTGAAGCACGCTGAGAGAACACGCATTATTGCTCATATTATAGATGCTTCCCGTGAAAACCCATGGGAAGATTACCAAACGGTCAGGGAAGAGATGAAACTTTACAACACTTCTTTTGAAAAGAGACCTGAAATAGTTGTCCTTAACAAGATAGATCTAATCAGTCCTGAGAAACTTAAAGAGATATCTTCAAAATTCAAAGGAAAGAAAGTGCAAGCGGTATCCGCTTTAACCAGGGTTGGATTGGAAGAGCTAAAGATGGCTTTATACAAAGAATTGCAAAATGCGCCAAAAACGGAATTTAAAGTTGAAGAAGAACCCAAAGTAGAACCTAAAAAAGAAGTTCTCCCGCTTTTTGTTGAAAAAGAAGATGGAATTTTCATAGTTAAGGGAAGTGAAGTAGAAAAGCTCCTGGGCAAATACCAAATAGGATATAGAGACGCCTTCAACCTTTTTATGAAGAAACTAGATAATTTAGGGCTTGAAAGAATGTTGAAAAAGGCTGGTGTAAAAGAAGGCGATACGGTTGTGATCGGTGATATGGAGTTTGAATACAAAGAATGA
- a CDS encoding secondary thiamine-phosphate synthase enzyme YjbQ, with protein MWHRIRVSTHEHFEFVDVTAEIEKIVEKSGITNGMCVVYVPHTTAAVTVNENADPSVKRDILYEFGKIVPWNDNYAHLEGNSAAHILSTLVGASQTFPVENGHLLLGTWQGIYFCEFDGPRTRSMLVSVVEE; from the coding sequence ATGTGGCATAGAATAAGAGTTTCTACGCATGAACATTTTGAATTCGTAGACGTAACGGCCGAAATAGAGAAAATCGTCGAGAAAAGTGGAATAACAAATGGAATGTGTGTTGTATATGTTCCACATACCACGGCTGCCGTTACGGTTAACGAAAACGCAGATCCTTCGGTGAAAAGAGATATACTTTACGAGTTTGGAAAAATCGTTCCATGGAACGATAATTATGCCCATTTAGAAGGCAATTCCGCCGCTCACATCCTTTCTACGCTTGTAGGGGCTTCTCAAACTTTTCCAGTAGAAAATGGGCACTTGTTACTCGGGACATGGCAGGGAATTTACTTTTGTGAATTCGATGGCCCAAGGACAAGAAGCATGCTGGTATCCGTTGTGGAGGAATGA
- the minD gene encoding septum site-determining protein MinD gives MAKVYVLTSGKGGVGKTTLTANLGTAMALGGERVALVDADIGLKNLDVVMGLENRIIYTLIDVANGKVGVFDALVRHKQLKNLSLLPASQIATKEMISPDDMKKIINEMKERFDYIFIDCPAGIERGFRNAVAGADEALVVTTPELPAITDADRVIGLLENMGFQDEKIHLIVNRFKPHMVRHGNMLNIEDIKSALSIEVMGIVPDSEDIIISTNKGIPLVLSDGRSEDVMHKVLDGIVKRLKGEEVPIPKLSELEEKKGFLEVLKAIFGRHRSGDD, from the coding sequence TTGGCAAAAGTATACGTTTTGACGTCTGGAAAAGGCGGAGTTGGCAAAACAACCTTAACCGCTAATCTGGGAACCGCGATGGCATTAGGCGGCGAGAGGGTTGCTTTGGTTGACGCCGATATAGGTTTGAAAAATCTGGACGTTGTTATGGGTTTGGAAAACAGGATAATATACACGTTGATAGACGTGGCAAATGGCAAAGTGGGAGTTTTTGATGCTTTGGTAAGACATAAACAACTCAAAAATTTGAGCTTGCTTCCCGCTTCACAAATAGCCACCAAAGAAATGATTTCTCCTGATGACATGAAAAAGATCATAAATGAAATGAAAGAAAGGTTTGATTACATATTCATAGATTGTCCAGCCGGCATAGAAAGAGGGTTCAGAAACGCAGTCGCTGGTGCAGATGAGGCGTTGGTTGTAACAACGCCTGAATTACCGGCTATCACGGATGCCGATAGAGTTATTGGGCTACTTGAAAACATGGGCTTTCAAGATGAGAAAATTCACCTTATAGTCAACAGGTTCAAGCCTCATATGGTAAGGCATGGAAATATGTTGAATATCGAAGACATAAAGTCCGCCCTTTCAATAGAGGTAATGGGCATAGTCCCTGATTCTGAAGATATAATAATATCCACAAACAAAGGTATTCCTCTTGTGCTAAGCGACGGAAGATCAGAGGATGTTATGCACAAGGTCTTGGACGGCATTGTCAAAAGGTTAAAAGGTGAAGAGGTACCAATTCCCAAGCTAAGTGAGTTGGAAGAGAAAAAAGGGTTTTTAGAAGTACTTAAAGCGATTTTCGGTCGTCATCGAAGTGGAGATGACTAA